Within the Mauremys reevesii isolate NIE-2019 linkage group 2, ASM1616193v1, whole genome shotgun sequence genome, the region GccggacaagaggcaatgggttcaaattacagcatagcagatttagattaaatctcagggaaaacttcctaactgtaagaacagcagAGCAATGGCACAAActgcctagggagcttgtggaagctgcttcactggaggttttcaaaaggaagcTGGATTGccacctgtcttggatggtttagacacaacaaatcctgcatctcggcaggggattagactagatgacacttgcagtcccttctaaccctgcaGCTCTAAGAACAACTCATTTAACTGAAACTGCCAGGGAAACTTAGAGGGGAGAGTGTAACCATCTAAATTGTCTCTGGCTTGGACATCCTGACCTTTGAAGAAAGGGCGGTGGGGTCTATAGGCCCCCGGTTTTATGTCTCCTCCAAAAGATGGCAGCATCAAGCAACACAGTGCCCCCTAATACAGTGCTGTGCCACTGGGTCAGTATGACTGGAAGGGAAGAGTGTTTCCAACTGAATCACCAGCACCACTTCCTAGGTAGCCTCCCATCAAAGTACTGGCAAAACAACCCCGTTGAGCTGTAGGATGTAATTACACCAGCTCAGGACTGGGGGGAAAGTCTTTGAGCCAGGAATTCTAAAGGCGCTCAGGAACAGCTAGCAATCAGATCTTTGCAATAATCCTAATCGTCTAACTTGGCATGTAGAAAGTACCCGATGCTGTAAAAACAACTGCTCTTCGTTTGTTCCTTTTGGACTGAGAAATCACACACAAACCTGTTATCCAATTCATGACTATCCAGAAAATAAAGCATGCAGTTGGAAAATGTTGCTAAGCAGAAATTATCTTTCTTATCCCGACAGGAGCTTTGCTAGTGCCTCTCAGATTTGTGCTGAAcacatgcaaagaaaaaaaaagttcactATTACAAGTTGATTCCCCTCCAGAGAAACACTGCTTGTCATTGAAAAAGCCCAGAGAGCCTCTCTGAGGGTCCTGATGTTGCCTCTCTAGAAACTGTATAATATCAAAATTCTCATCATTCCCCCTGTTTCTAGAGAGGCAACTTCAAGACAGCATGTATTTGATAAAAGATAGGAAGGAGTTAGCTGTAACCTAAAACTCTTCTATACCTAAGAGCCGCAGGCATAAGTGCTTGTATATAGCCAGTCATTCCTCCTTTGTTCCTAAGCATGGAGGGACTTTATATATTGTAGCCCTTATGTTAGATTCGATCTCTTTTAATAATTAATTCTCTCTTTAGTCAGCAGGTACCGTCAGAAACTCAAATATGAATTGGCAAGAGACACAAAGTTTGTTATGTCGTATGCTCAGAAGGAGGAAATGCTGCTGGAGGAAACCTATGCTGCTAGTCTTATCGAGCTGGTCAGTTATACCAATGAGAGCCTAGGCAAGGTGAGCTGCCTAGAAGAGCTGTTTGATGATAGAATTGGGTTAATTAACGAAGATGGAGAGACAATCTACATCTTTGGTGATGCAGGTATTGGAAAATCCATTTTGCTGCAAAAGATGCAAAATCTTTGGGCCAGAGGAGAATTGGATGTAGGTGCCAAATTTTTCTTCCGGTTCAGGTGCAGGATGTTTAGCTGTTTTAAAGAGAATGAAGCCATCTGTTTGAAGGATCTCCTGTTCAAATACAACTGTTACCCAGACCAGGACCCCGATGAGGTATTCAACCACATCCTGCACTTCCCTCATACAGCCCTCTTCACGTTTGATGGTTTTGATGAGATCCATTCCGACTTTGACCTGAGCAGCATCCCCGAGATCTGCTCACCCAGTGAACCTACCCACCCTCTTGCCCTGTTGGTGAATCTTCTCAGTGGAAAGGTTCTTAAGGGATCAAGGAAAGTTCTGACAGCAAGGACAGGAACTGAGATCCATCAAAACATCATTAGGAAGAAAGTACTGCTCCGAGGGTTTTCCAGCAATAACCTgaaggaatacactaagaaattCTTCAGAGACGAGGAGTGTCGGGTATTGATGTCGAACCAGCTGGAAGCAAACCCCAGTCTCTGCAGTTTGTGTTCAGTGCCTTTGTTTTGTTGGATTATCTTTAAATGCTTTGAACTCTTCCATTCCATGTTTGACAGTCAGGAGCTTCCAAACTACTCAGTTACACTCTCCGATGTTTTTTTGCTCATGACTGAAGTTCACTTGAACCGAACTCTGAAAACAAATTTGATGAAGAAGAACACCAGGAGCCAAGTGGAGACATTCAGGTCAAAAAAGGAAACTCTGTTCTCTTTGGGTAAAATAGCACACATGGGGATGGAGAAGTCTCTCTTTATCTTTGACCAGGAGGAAGTCACATCTTTGAACATGTCAGAGCAGGATTTGCACTTGGGATTCCTCAGGACGGTTCATGACTGCGGTGGCTTTGGAGACCAGTCCTCCTATGAGTTCTTGCACTTGACCCTGCAGTCTTTTTTCACAGCTTTGTTCCTAGTTACTGAAGAGAAATTGGGTACAAAGGAGTTACTGAAGTTTTTCGCAGAGTGCTCTTCCACTGAGACCGCCCCGTCTACTTGTCTCCCTATTTCCTGGTTGCGCAAACGCTCTATAGGAGAAGATCCTTTCCGAAATAAAGAACATTTCCACTTCACCAATCTTTTCCTCTGTGGTCTGCTCTCCAAAGACAAGGAGAAGCTCATCAGACATTTAGTTTCGCCTGCAGCCATTAAGAGGAAGAGAAATGCGCTCATCACATATCTCTTAGAAAGCATGAAATTTCAATTGCAAAGCCTGATACGGGCAAGACAGAAGGGTTATAAACAGATTCAGGTCCTGCCCAATTTTGTTTGGATGCTGAGGTGCATTTATGAGACTCAGAGTGAAAAACTAGCCAAGCTGACTGTCAGGGGCATGAAGGCCAACTACATCAAACTCACCTATTGCAATGCCTATTCGTCGGACTGCAGCGCCATATCCTTTGTGATGCAGCACTTTCAGAAGCATCTGGGTCTGGATCTAGACAACAATAATATCAATGACTATGGAGTAAAACAACTTCTACCTTGTTTTAACAAGCTTGCGGTGATCAGGTAGGATGTCGTGCCAGGTGACTGTTTATCTTTGATTTATTACGCAATGTAAGCATTAAACTTACAGAAACTCTTTCAAGTTTGAGAGGGCGAAAGGCACCAAGTGCTCCTGGAAATAAACTGTATTTGGCTTTTAAAGCCTTGTTTCAGAACGATCACCTCAGTATCTTAAGAGGAGGCAGCCCCCCAAACAGCAAAATTTGGATCAGAATTTTGAACATCCCAGAGTTTGCCGATTTCAGatcttttttggggggcgggggtggaaggTAGAATAGCAATAGGGACCAGCTGTGTAAATTTTGAATCCAGATTGCAAAAAATACCACCAGCAGTTTGGGGTGTTTAGGTCTGTGGTCTTGATTTGGGTCCATCTCAGATTATGTCTTGAAAGTGGTCCAGCTTCTGTGAGAAAgcaccagggctggggtggggtggcagggggagcagggaaggagaagtACTTGCTGGTAATACTTCCCTTACGTGAAAATTTGCTAGAGCTTGTCCTGGCTTTAAAATATGGCAGTGGGAGGAATCTGCCATTCAAAACAACTGCTGATCAGAGCAGTGTGTCTTTTGTGTTAACATGGCTCATCCTGGCATGAGGACTGTCATTTCCATTTGTTAACTCCTAGAGAACAGAAAATGACATTTGTAACAACCCAAACCTAATTTCACAGTGAGTCATTTGAAAAGAAGCAGACTCCTTTGATCTGTAGAAGTTGAGCCAGATTCCCTCTACTGATCAGTGCAGCTGAGTGAGCAAGCTACCAGCCTCCTGGAATAAGCAGAAGTGGCTTGGCGGCAGGGCgttctcagggcttgtctgcatggcaGCACAGTGCGGACTCTGGGGTTGTGAATTGCATAGCATGCAAATAGGTTATGCTGTAACCGCCCTGTGCAGACCCTGCTGGCGTGAACAAAAATCTACCTGCTTCTCATTACCTTTTAATTCATGCCAGCAGGATCTGCATGGGGATGTTACAGCACAACATGTTAGTGTGCTCTACAGTTCACACCCCTAGGGTCTGCAGTGCACAGTTGTGTAGACAAATCCTTGGCATTGGAGcttggtcaaaaattttccactGGATCAGTTTtatgttggaaaatgctgatttgttgaaattgaaatgtttcacagGAACATGTTGATTTTGATGACATTTAACAGAAAAATGTCTAAACTATTCATTTTGATAAGGTCAAAACAATTACTTTTTTGTCCCTTCAACTCCTGTACTATGAATtataatataaaaaacaaaataacaaagtttgaaataaaatgttctgatttttctgaaacaaaatattttggagtattttgtttcatgaaaaaaattcagtGTTTTGTCTTTTTGTCCCAATACAGGGCaaaaaagaaatttcaaaatttcctatAGGATTGAAATTCTGTGTTTTGAGCACAGTTCACTAGTGCATATATGTCATGGCCTTCAGAACATGCTTCTATACTCGCCTGTTTTCTAGCCTTTCACTGAGTATGGGCAGGGACGATTAGATGACTGGTGGCCCATTGAGGAGCTGGGTTTTGCTGGGATAGGTATTGTTGTGGGGATGCCAAGTAGAGCATCTCCCCTAATTATAATGAACTGTGGGAAAACTGGGATCTATCTTTGGTCTGTTGATCTACtgaattttcttatttttaattccAGGTACAGCATACAGAGCCTTAGCTGGGAGCtctgttttttttaagtgcaagttttaaaaaactgaattCACATTTCTGTTAATGGCTTTAATATATTAAGGTCTGATGCTCTGTTAAAATGTGAGAGGAAGATGTGTAGATCTGCAGCAATCCATGAAGAGGAGGCCACAGAATATCCTGTGGCCGGTGAACCCTTCATAATCTGACTAATCAGCCATCGATTCCCTTCTTTCTTCTTTTAGGCTGAATGTTAATCAGATCACGGATCATGGAGTAAGAGTACTATACGATGAGCTCTCCAAGTACAAAATTGTGACTTACCTGGGGTATGTATGAGTTGGGAACAGCACAAGAGATAATGTTACAttacagcacctttcatcctgaaTGATCCCTCAGCGCTAATAGTCAGCACTAGCAAGGACAGGATGGAAACTCAGGcccctttagggtatgtctacattgcagtaaaagacctggggctggcctgggacagcagTCTTGGGGTCACCACCTGAGCTTGAAGTttatactgcaattttatagccctgcagcctgagcctccagagcttgagtcagctgacccgggcctgCCACGACTGTGCCCACGggtcttttatcacagtgtagacatacccttagtttacTGAACCTGACCATGGCAGGTTTTGTAAGGCACTGTTTTATGTCATAGCGTAGTGAGTTGTGATGCAGGTGTCCGTGTGACAGCACAGCAGGAGAGGGACAGCCAATCCCCCATACAGCAGTTCTTCTCCTGTCCTTGATCACAGGATGGATTCCTACAAAA harbors:
- the NOD1 gene encoding nucleotide-binding oligomerization domain-containing protein 1; amino-acid sequence: MEGQSCANTEIIQQVASGSSPPPFLNLLKIHRELLVSKIRNTQCLIDNLIKNEYFSTEDAEIAAQFPTQADKVRKILDLVRSKGEEVSEYFIYILQKVSDAYYELQPWLDEIEFHPSQNIQNKPVVNTDPVSRYRQKLKYELARDTKFVMSYAQKEEMLLEETYAASLIELVSYTNESLGKVSCLEELFDDRIGLINEDGETIYIFGDAGIGKSILLQKMQNLWARGELDVGAKFFFRFRCRMFSCFKENEAICLKDLLFKYNCYPDQDPDEVFNHILHFPHTALFTFDGFDEIHSDFDLSSIPEICSPSEPTHPLALLVNLLSGKVLKGSRKVLTARTGTEIHQNIIRKKVLLRGFSSNNLKEYTKKFFRDEECRVLMSNQLEANPSLCSLCSVPLFCWIIFKCFELFHSMFDSQELPNYSVTLSDVFLLMTEVHLNRTLKTNLMKKNTRSQVETFRSKKETLFSLGKIAHMGMEKSLFIFDQEEVTSLNMSEQDLHLGFLRTVHDCGGFGDQSSYEFLHLTLQSFFTALFLVTEEKLGTKELLKFFAECSSTETAPSTCLPISWLRKRSIGEDPFRNKEHFHFTNLFLCGLLSKDKEKLIRHLVSPAAIKRKRNALITYLLESMKFQLQSLIRARQKGYKQIQVLPNFVWMLRCIYETQSEKLAKLTVRGMKANYIKLTYCNAYSSDCSAISFVMQHFQKHLGLDLDNNNINDYGVKQLLPCFNKLAVIRLNVNQITDHGVRVLYDELSKYKIVTYLGLYNNQITDVGAKYVARLIEECSSLTYVKIGANKITTEGGKCLALAIQKSKTMYDIGMWGNQVGDEGAKAFAEALRNHPSLTNVSLAFNGITPEGGKSIAEALKHNNTVKIFWLTKNAIDDEAAENFAEMLRVNKKLAHLWLIQNQITAKGAKFLSEGLQENTTIKEICLNGNPINQEEAKAFEERIICF